A genomic window from Leptolyngbya sp. NIES-2104 includes:
- a CDS encoding MarR family winged helix-turn-helix transcriptional regulator: MNSRPTYTKILNFYRAYVTIETAFYAALSQFGLSSAQWGVLRFLREHPGASGAEIARDARVTPQAVATMLQRLEKAELITRQSAEQGRAFNAYLTTQGTELLQKGDQIAEQIEAQVFADFSNKEKEQFNQYILRCIKNIEAEFGGSANSK, from the coding sequence GTGAACTCACGTCCGACCTACACCAAAATCCTCAATTTCTACCGCGCTTACGTCACGATCGAAACTGCGTTCTATGCGGCGCTGTCTCAGTTCGGTCTAAGCTCTGCTCAGTGGGGTGTCCTCCGCTTTTTGCGTGAACATCCCGGAGCGTCGGGAGCGGAGATTGCCCGCGATGCTAGAGTGACACCGCAAGCTGTCGCGACCATGCTGCAACGGTTAGAAAAAGCAGAATTAATTACACGCCAATCAGCGGAACAAGGACGAGCATTCAATGCTTATCTCACCACTCAAGGGACTGAACTGTTACAGAAGGGCGATCAAATTGCAGAACAAATCGAAGCACAAGTGTTCGCTGACTTTAGCAACAAAGAAAAAGAGCAGTTTAATCAATACATACTACGCTGCATCAAGAATATTGAAGCTGAATTTGGAGGAAGCGCTAACAGCAAATGA
- a CDS encoding glycosyltransferase, translating into MTSRFEQGSQNTHIAIFVPSLAIGGAQRVALNLAHALVDRGFNVDLVLQEAGGAFLNQVDARVRIINFTSPGIVGRFCGLKQYFQREQPTVLLSILDNINVASFAKHVSGVSTRVIVSLHINLPEPVEDLKTWIKPFLIRYSYRLADGIVAVSSGVAKSIASITGISLQQIHVIPNPITMPSIELNKISHPWLEPGQLPVILGAGRLVKDKDFGTLIRAFAIVRQQLPCRLMILGDGEQRPQLEALIRQMDIDSCVALPGFVENPYPYMAGASVFVLSSVIEAFGNVLVESMAVGTPVVATNCGSGPTEILEAGKYGRLVSIANPNELAEGILATLRDPLNAELLKQRAKAFAIERIIHQYVQVLDVSTQQESKKQLVDYK; encoded by the coding sequence ATGACTTCAAGATTCGAGCAAGGTTCCCAGAATACTCATATTGCTATTTTTGTTCCCTCACTTGCGATCGGTGGAGCACAGCGAGTTGCATTGAATCTTGCTCATGCCTTGGTTGATCGGGGCTTCAACGTTGATTTAGTGCTGCAAGAGGCAGGTGGGGCATTTTTAAACCAAGTCGATGCGCGAGTCAGAATCATTAATTTTACAAGCCCTGGTATTGTGGGCAGATTTTGTGGACTGAAACAGTATTTTCAGCGCGAACAGCCGACCGTTTTACTTTCCATTCTCGACAACATCAACGTTGCTTCCTTTGCCAAACACGTATCTGGTGTCTCAACTCGCGTCATTGTTAGCCTACACATCAACTTGCCCGAACCTGTTGAAGACTTGAAGACCTGGATCAAGCCTTTTCTGATTCGCTATTCCTACCGTCTGGCAGACGGAATTGTTGCAGTTTCTAGCGGCGTTGCCAAGAGCATTGCATCGATTACAGGAATATCACTACAACAGATTCATGTGATCCCGAATCCGATTACGATGCCTTCTATAGAACTGAATAAAATATCGCATCCTTGGCTTGAGCCTGGACAACTGCCAGTCATTTTGGGGGCTGGACGACTAGTAAAAGACAAAGATTTTGGCACCCTGATTCGAGCATTTGCGATCGTGCGTCAGCAGTTACCCTGTCGTTTGATGATCTTAGGTGATGGGGAGCAAAGACCGCAGTTAGAAGCGCTGATCCGTCAAATGGACATTGATTCCTGTGTTGCCTTGCCAGGATTTGTCGAAAATCCCTATCCGTATATGGCAGGAGCTTCCGTCTTTGTGCTTTCGTCTGTGATCGAAGCGTTTGGCAATGTTTTAGTTGAATCAATGGCAGTCGGAACGCCAGTTGTGGCAACAAATTGTGGAAGCGGACCGACGGAAATTCTAGAGGCTGGAAAGTATGGACGGCTTGTATCGATCGCGAATCCAAACGAGCTTGCCGAAGGGATTCTCGCAACCCTTCGCGACCCGCTCAACGCTGAACTACTCAAACAACGCGCCAAAGCATTTGCGATCGAGCGGATTATTCATCAATATGTTCAAGTCTTAGATGTTTCAACCCAACAGGAATCAAAAAAGCAGCTTGTAGACTACAAGTGA
- a CDS encoding GNAT family N-acetyltransferase, whose product MVQQLIQFNSHRAGDGNFRQLAVFLRDTQETIVGGLIGSIYWQWLYIDVFWISESHRGGGYGSSLLAAAEQEAIARGCEYSYFWIRLAFRHRNFIRSLVILCLVSYQIFR is encoded by the coding sequence ATGGTTCAACAGCTCATTCAATTCAACAGTCATCGGGCAGGCGACGGCAATTTTCGACAGTTAGCAGTTTTTCTACGAGATACTCAGGAGACAATAGTGGGTGGGCTAATCGGCTCAATCTATTGGCAGTGGTTGTATATTGATGTTTTTTGGATAAGCGAGTCTCACCGAGGCGGTGGATATGGGTCTTCTCTCCTAGCGGCAGCAGAACAAGAAGCGATCGCACGCGGTTGTGAATATAGCTATTTTTGGATACGTTTAGCTTTCAGGCACCGGAATTTTATCAGAAGCTTGGTTATACTGTGTTTGGTGAGTTACCAGATTTTCCGATAG
- a CDS encoding HlyD family efflux transporter periplasmic adaptor subunit produces MSLSKLPKRWLIPLLIGATTIVGASTFYAVSQFAPNRQEQTEQPPPPPRQVAALGELQPSSEVVKVSTSASLRNDRVAQLLIKRGDRVSKNQIIAVMDSRDQLQDEVRKAKEQVQVAQAKLAQVKAGARRGEIEAQRAEIARLQAELQGEIATQQATIAERQATVKNAQSEYDRFQQLRQAGAISASQFDQKRLALQTAQAQLNATLATRDRTADTLRVQIQQAQANLERIAEIRPTDVQAAQTEVNSAIAVLQRAETDLEKAEIRSPIVGKILDVHARAGEMVGDSGIADLGATDTMQVVAEVYQSDVEKIRVGQNAIVESDSLSGELRGTVFLIEPQVQRQQVTSGTPGENLEQRVVRVRVQLTPESSQRAAALTNLQVKARILLD; encoded by the coding sequence TTGTCTTTATCCAAGTTGCCGAAACGCTGGTTGATTCCACTACTCATTGGAGCAACCACGATCGTTGGAGCTTCCACATTTTACGCAGTTTCTCAGTTTGCGCCGAACCGTCAAGAACAGACTGAGCAACCGCCGCCCCCACCACGTCAAGTGGCTGCTCTCGGTGAGCTACAGCCGTCTTCGGAGGTCGTGAAAGTGTCTACTTCAGCAAGTCTGAGAAACGATCGAGTGGCTCAACTGTTGATTAAACGAGGCGATCGGGTCAGCAAAAATCAGATCATTGCCGTGATGGATTCACGCGATCAGTTGCAAGATGAAGTGCGGAAAGCCAAAGAACAAGTTCAAGTTGCTCAAGCGAAATTAGCACAGGTGAAAGCCGGTGCTAGAAGGGGCGAGATTGAAGCCCAACGTGCCGAGATTGCTCGATTACAAGCAGAATTACAGGGCGAGATTGCGACGCAGCAAGCGACGATCGCAGAGCGCCAAGCCACGGTGAAGAACGCTCAATCTGAATACGATCGATTTCAACAATTACGACAAGCAGGAGCTATTTCTGCGTCACAGTTTGACCAAAAGCGATTAGCACTGCAAACGGCTCAAGCTCAATTGAATGCGACCCTTGCCACGCGCGATCGCACCGCTGATACACTCCGAGTACAAATCCAACAAGCGCAAGCGAACTTAGAGCGGATTGCTGAAATTCGCCCCACCGATGTGCAAGCGGCTCAAACGGAAGTGAATAGCGCGATCGCAGTGCTGCAACGTGCCGAGACTGATCTCGAAAAGGCTGAGATTCGATCACCCATTGTAGGCAAGATCCTCGATGTTCATGCAAGAGCCGGAGAAATGGTTGGTGATAGTGGCATTGCAGATCTCGGAGCAACCGACACGATGCAAGTGGTCGCAGAAGTCTATCAAAGTGATGTGGAAAAGATTCGAGTGGGACAAAACGCGATCGTCGAAAGTGACTCGCTAAGTGGGGAGCTTCGAGGAACAGTTTTCCTCATTGAACCACAAGTGCAGCGTCAGCAAGTCACCAGTGGAACGCCTGGAGAGAACTTAGAACAGCGGGTGGTGCGCGTGAGAGTCCAACTCACGCCCGAAAGCAGCCAACGAGCGGCAGCACTCACCAATTTGCAGGTGAAAGCTCGAATTTTACTCGATTAG
- a CDS encoding adenosine deaminase family protein yields the protein MTDSWNRPIPEVVEMPKAELHLHLDGAPRWSAVRAALDRHYGTILPETPIWYEPHFRFASFAEFGALFREYTHAWLRTPTGYTELIREVLDALIAQSIRYAEINFNVRLVEEFGQCFEAVLESLAIEAERARAQGTIVRWFAGISRDKGIDQAAYWVQRILPTPLFVGFDLHGIEPGHSAALFQQVFAPALEAGKKLKVHAGEMAGADSIQSAIQIGAVQIGHGLSAIADPEVIALLRDLQIVIELCPTSNERLCNIPSYQSHPIFELDAAEVLVTINSDDPTFFGCNLTQEMVRLVQERNATLTDLKRWTENALHHAVLGEAERSSILAELNEWLTTNSYA from the coding sequence ATGACCGACAGTTGGAATCGCCCGATTCCCGAAGTTGTGGAAATGCCCAAAGCAGAATTACATCTGCATTTAGATGGTGCGCCGCGGTGGTCAGCAGTCCGAGCAGCACTCGATCGACACTACGGAACCATCCTTCCCGAAACTCCCATTTGGTATGAACCCCACTTCCGTTTTGCCAGCTTTGCCGAATTTGGTGCATTGTTTCGCGAATACACTCATGCCTGGTTGAGAACCCCGACAGGCTATACCGAACTGATTCGAGAAGTGCTAGACGCTTTAATCGCACAAAGCATCCGATATGCCGAAATCAACTTCAACGTGCGGTTAGTAGAAGAGTTCGGACAGTGTTTTGAAGCCGTTTTAGAAAGTCTTGCAATCGAAGCTGAACGTGCTAGAGCACAAGGCACGATTGTGCGCTGGTTTGCTGGCATCAGTCGCGATAAAGGCATCGATCAGGCAGCGTATTGGGTACAACGCATCTTACCGACTCCGCTGTTTGTTGGGTTCGACTTACATGGAATTGAACCGGGACATTCGGCGGCACTCTTTCAGCAGGTGTTTGCTCCCGCGCTGGAAGCAGGTAAAAAGCTGAAAGTTCATGCCGGGGAAATGGCAGGCGCAGACAGTATTCAATCGGCAATTCAAATCGGTGCGGTACAAATTGGACATGGATTGAGCGCGATCGCAGATCCTGAAGTGATAGCACTACTGCGCGATCTTCAGATTGTGATTGAACTGTGCCCGACCTCAAACGAGCGCTTATGCAACATCCCCTCTTACCAATCTCACCCAATTTTTGAGCTAGACGCTGCTGAGGTATTAGTCACCATCAATTCTGACGATCCCACGTTCTTTGGCTGCAATCTCACTCAGGAAATGGTACGTTTAGTTCAGGAGCGAAATGCCACACTGACTGATCTCAAACGCTGGACTGAAAATGCTTTACACCACGCTGTGTTAGGTGAAGCAGAGCGATCGTCAATCCTTGCCGAACTTAACGAGTGGTTAACGACCAACTCTTACGCTTGA
- a CDS encoding AzlD domain-containing protein: MNEAALIVGMALLTFSLRYALLGMSGRILLSPKLRNALRYVPPSVLSAIVVPTVVMPVDDTVLNARLMGAIAAIVVGYRTKNLLLTILAGMLVFFLWQWLVR; encoded by the coding sequence ATGAACGAAGCAGCGTTGATCGTAGGAATGGCATTGCTGACTTTCAGCTTGCGGTATGCGCTATTGGGGATGAGTGGGCGGATTTTACTATCGCCAAAATTAAGGAATGCGTTGCGCTATGTGCCGCCAAGCGTTCTGAGTGCGATCGTGGTTCCAACCGTGGTGATGCCAGTAGACGACACGGTGCTGAATGCTCGGTTGATGGGTGCGATTGCAGCGATCGTCGTTGGTTATCGAACGAAAAATCTCTTGCTGACTATCCTGGCAGGGATGTTGGTATTTTTTCTTTGGCAATGGCTCGTTCGTTAA
- a CDS encoding NAD(P)-binding protein has translation MTENIQPEASEFILVCGLGSLGQQCVRYLKEFGVRVIAIEEATSKSWEMAELPTLLDDLVIGDCRQLDVLQRAKITQCHAILLVTSSETVNVQAAFVARSLNSTVRLVIRSDQQNLNQLLEQQLGNFVAFEATQLPAPAFALAALKQETVGLFRLSNQLVRIVQQQIVPDHAWCDRRKLYELNSSTRIVLSCNQSAFHDWDRERIISAGDTIAYAEVAEIPQQRRHKKSQQKIDFSTVVSLFKNQSIKQGLQPIWQSSSQTQKVAIVSGATIGSLTLLGTLLFWWHYPNLTLQDAFFTTAILLLGGYGDLFGQVRLELPIPLGLRVFSLVLAIAGTAFVGVLYALLTERLLTAKFQLLKRRPPVPNDDHILIVGLGRVGQRIATLLQEMKQPLVGIHSTAIEPTVLPTMPLLTGKLTSILAKANLRTAKSLIVCTDDEVANLEIALTAREQNPRLNLVIRIFDPRFGNSIRQLLPYARVLGAYRLSAAAFAAAAFGETILNLFRLNRQTVLVAEYQITETDTLHGHLLSDVSYGYGIVPILYQSAQLEPEQWMPSADLRLGNGDRLVVIATMEGLRNVEQGKIAAKTWRVRVTKVLTKDAQFDSIMAIARITGCEIEIATQSMKTLPTMLPVLLYSHQAQRLVLQLKRVQAIAEAFPDVSFS, from the coding sequence ATGACCGAGAACATCCAGCCTGAAGCGTCTGAGTTTATTTTGGTCTGCGGTTTAGGTAGTTTGGGGCAGCAGTGCGTTCGCTACCTCAAGGAATTTGGGGTAAGGGTGATTGCGATCGAAGAAGCTACAAGCAAAAGCTGGGAAATGGCGGAACTACCGACGCTGTTAGATGATTTAGTCATTGGAGACTGTCGGCAACTGGACGTACTTCAACGAGCGAAAATTACCCAATGCCACGCAATTTTATTAGTAACAAGTAGTGAAACGGTGAATGTGCAGGCGGCTTTTGTGGCGCGATCGCTTAATTCTACCGTTCGCCTCGTGATTCGCTCTGACCAGCAAAACTTGAATCAGCTTTTAGAACAGCAACTTGGAAACTTTGTTGCCTTTGAAGCGACACAACTGCCCGCGCCAGCATTTGCTCTAGCTGCACTCAAACAGGAAACGGTTGGATTGTTTCGCTTAAGCAATCAACTCGTGCGGATCGTGCAGCAGCAAATTGTACCAGATCACGCTTGGTGCGATCGCCGTAAACTGTATGAACTCAATAGCTCTACTCGAATTGTTCTGTCCTGCAATCAATCTGCCTTTCATGATTGGGATCGAGAGCGAATCATTAGCGCAGGAGATACGATCGCTTACGCTGAAGTGGCTGAAATCCCACAGCAAAGACGGCACAAAAAATCACAGCAGAAAATAGATTTTTCAACTGTTGTAAGTTTATTCAAAAATCAAAGTATCAAACAAGGATTACAACCGATCTGGCAAAGTAGCAGCCAAACTCAGAAAGTCGCGATCGTCTCAGGGGCAACGATCGGCTCATTAACCTTACTCGGAACGCTACTTTTCTGGTGGCATTACCCGAACCTCACACTTCAGGATGCGTTCTTTACCACTGCGATTCTACTGCTCGGTGGCTATGGTGACTTATTTGGGCAAGTCAGACTAGAGCTACCGATCCCGCTAGGATTGAGGGTCTTTAGCTTAGTGCTGGCGATCGCAGGTACTGCTTTTGTCGGTGTTCTCTATGCGCTCTTGACAGAACGCTTACTTACTGCCAAATTTCAATTGCTCAAGCGTCGTCCACCCGTTCCTAATGATGACCATATTCTCATTGTTGGACTGGGGCGAGTAGGGCAGCGCATTGCTACTCTACTTCAGGAAATGAAACAGCCTTTAGTCGGCATTCACAGTACCGCGATCGAACCCACAGTTTTACCAACGATGCCGTTGTTAACTGGCAAACTCACCAGTATTTTAGCCAAAGCAAATTTACGCACTGCCAAGAGCCTGATTGTTTGCACCGATGATGAAGTCGCGAATTTGGAAATTGCATTGACGGCGCGGGAACAGAATCCAAGACTCAATCTAGTGATTCGCATTTTTGATCCACGCTTTGGGAACAGTATTCGCCAACTCCTTCCCTATGCAAGAGTGCTGGGCGCTTATCGCTTGTCTGCGGCAGCATTTGCAGCAGCAGCATTTGGTGAGACCATCCTGAATCTGTTTCGCCTAAATCGACAAACCGTATTAGTCGCCGAATATCAAATTACTGAGACTGATACATTGCACGGACATCTGCTCTCAGATGTGAGCTATGGGTATGGTATTGTGCCCATTTTGTATCAATCTGCCCAACTGGAGCCAGAGCAATGGATGCCTTCGGCTGATCTGCGTCTGGGAAATGGCGATCGCTTAGTTGTCATTGCCACAATGGAAGGCTTACGCAATGTAGAACAAGGGAAAATAGCAGCGAAGACTTGGCGAGTGCGTGTGACTAAAGTTCTGACGAAAGACGCACAGTTTGATAGCATTATGGCGATCGCACGAATCACAGGCTGCGAGATTGAGATCGCTACTCAATCGATGAAGACTCTACCTACAATGCTGCCCGTGCTGCTCTACTCTCATCAAGCGCAGCGTCTTGTACTGCAACTCAAGCGGGTACAGGCGATCGCTGAAGCGTTCCCAGATGTTTCATTTTCTTGA
- a CDS encoding PIG-L deacetylase family protein gives MLMIKKLTRLAQTLRFNSLSYWFRHYSSREMTVSDRPCLIVAPHQDDETLGCGGLIALKRQLDVRVAVVFLTDGGGTCTSFTNYEYEVNLRRQEAILALNILGVSASDLYFLNYPDGKLQDLSESDQQNLVTQLQQLIKHYEAEEIYVPHAKDGHQDHEAACQLAHTATAAVSSEITRFQYPIWLFWERPFLSQLKRQDLAGVHRLNIEAVSTEKQRAIRIYQSQLSILPFGFLNPYRSSTELFFVQAMQKL, from the coding sequence ATGCTGATGATTAAGAAATTGACTCGTCTCGCTCAAACCTTGCGTTTCAATAGTTTGTCGTATTGGTTCAGGCATTACAGTAGTCGAGAGATGACGGTGAGCGATCGACCTTGCCTGATCGTTGCTCCGCACCAAGACGATGAAACGTTGGGCTGTGGTGGGTTGATTGCACTGAAGCGCCAACTGGACGTTCGGGTTGCAGTTGTCTTTCTCACGGATGGGGGCGGAACTTGTACATCGTTCACGAATTACGAATATGAAGTCAATTTACGCCGCCAAGAAGCGATCCTAGCTTTGAATATCTTAGGTGTTTCAGCCTCAGATCTCTATTTTCTCAATTATCCCGATGGTAAGCTACAGGATCTTTCCGAATCTGATCAGCAGAATTTAGTCACTCAATTGCAGCAGTTGATAAAACACTATGAGGCTGAGGAAATCTATGTTCCTCATGCTAAAGATGGACATCAGGATCACGAGGCAGCCTGTCAACTCGCCCACACTGCAACCGCGGCAGTCTCCTCTGAAATCACACGATTCCAATATCCGATCTGGCTGTTTTGGGAGCGTCCATTTCTATCACAGCTAAAACGGCAAGATTTGGCAGGTGTCCATCGCTTGAACATTGAGGCTGTGAGTACAGAGAAGCAGAGAGCAATTCGGATTTATCAATCCCAGCTATCAATTCTGCCCTTTGGTTTTCTTAATCCCTATCGGAGTTCAACAGAGTTATTTTTTGTTCAAGCGATGCAAAAACTATAA
- a CDS encoding DMT family transporter, which yields MGSSSRTFALVSGCFAALGWGLTGTFVKLLPHFTTLEVLALRLVVAVLVTLPILVINQSLRIQFLRLIQTRIGLGLSSLMVFYYWFAVRAFQLAPVSDVVLIVGLSPLIGLAMKVVLRKPVAIREGVGAFTAFFGLVLFVLPKLQGTGDRSTYLTGLFFALLSACVSLGYVSWFKHSASQNSSLNPVAVAFTTFLLGSIVIAPIAVVSSPDWMSHLGTTNAGWIALGLGTLSTVVPTLCYSYAAKHLSPILTTTLNLLTPIFAAIVAVLLLKEPFPLLSLMGAVLIITGILLLSSPQPGTNR from the coding sequence ATGGGTTCATCCTCGCGTACTTTTGCGCTCGTTTCTGGGTGTTTCGCTGCTTTGGGTTGGGGATTGACGGGCACATTCGTCAAACTTCTCCCCCATTTCACAACGTTGGAAGTTCTAGCACTTCGATTAGTGGTTGCAGTTCTGGTGACACTTCCAATTCTGGTCATCAATCAATCCCTAAGAATTCAATTTCTGAGGCTGATTCAAACTCGAATCGGGCTAGGGTTATCGAGTTTGATGGTGTTTTACTATTGGTTCGCAGTACGAGCCTTTCAGCTTGCACCTGTGAGTGATGTCGTTTTAATTGTGGGACTTTCGCCGCTGATCGGGTTGGCGATGAAAGTGGTACTGCGAAAACCTGTGGCGATTCGAGAAGGTGTTGGAGCCTTCACTGCGTTCTTTGGGTTGGTGCTGTTTGTTCTACCAAAACTGCAAGGAACTGGCGATCGCTCAACCTATTTAACCGGGTTGTTCTTTGCACTGCTTTCGGCTTGTGTCTCACTCGGCTATGTGTCTTGGTTCAAGCATTCTGCTAGTCAAAACAGCAGTTTGAATCCGGTTGCAGTGGCATTCACAACATTTCTATTAGGCTCGATCGTGATTGCCCCGATCGCAGTTGTTTCCTCACCGGATTGGATGTCTCATCTGGGCACAACAAATGCAGGCTGGATCGCGTTAGGACTTGGAACATTATCTACAGTTGTCCCAACGCTCTGTTACAGCTATGCGGCAAAACATCTTTCGCCGATTTTAACGACAACCTTAAATCTATTAACTCCGATTTTTGCTGCGATCGTTGCAGTTCTACTTCTAAAAGAACCATTTCCACTGTTGAGCCTGATGGGAGCCGTGCTGATTATCACAGGAATCTTGTTGCTGTCATCGCCTCAACCTGGAACGAATCGGTAA
- a CDS encoding helix-turn-helix domain-containing protein, producing the protein MIPAGVQYSSHWYGAGDFSLLGFSPKFFEQIAQETVRLKRVELIPQVGIRDRLIEQIGLALKADIEAQYPAGRIFGESLATGLVIHLLKQYAVWQPRDRDDSQLSKPQLQKVSDYILDRLDQDLSLSELANVLNLSQYHFSRLFKQSTGMAPHQYLTRCRIDRAKQLLLNTQMSISEIAFAVGFNNHSSFTRLFRQLVGVTPKEFRAS; encoded by the coding sequence TTGATTCCAGCTGGTGTTCAGTACTCATCACACTGGTATGGGGCGGGCGACTTTTCCCTACTTGGCTTTTCTCCCAAGTTTTTTGAGCAGATTGCCCAGGAGACTGTTCGACTGAAACGAGTGGAATTAATTCCACAAGTCGGAATTCGCGATCGCTTAATCGAACAAATTGGACTCGCACTGAAAGCAGATATCGAGGCACAGTACCCAGCAGGTCGAATCTTTGGTGAATCTTTAGCGACTGGGTTAGTGATTCATCTACTCAAGCAATATGCAGTCTGGCAACCTCGTGATCGCGATGATAGTCAATTGTCCAAACCTCAATTGCAGAAAGTATCTGATTACATCCTCGATCGTCTCGATCAAGACTTGAGCTTGTCAGAACTGGCGAATGTCTTAAACCTGAGCCAGTACCATTTCTCTCGGTTGTTCAAACAGTCAACAGGTATGGCTCCGCATCAATACCTCACACGCTGCCGGATCGATCGTGCCAAGCAATTATTACTTAATACGCAGATGTCGATCTCTGAAATTGCCTTTGCCGTCGGCTTCAACAATCACAGTTCGTTTACGAGGCTTTTTCGTCAATTGGTCGGAGTGACTCCCAAAGAATTTAGAGCAAGTTGA